A region from the Pelobates fuscus isolate aPelFus1 chromosome 1, aPelFus1.pri, whole genome shotgun sequence genome encodes:
- the LOC134570153 gene encoding keratin, type II cytoskeletal I-like encodes MAYSRRSFGGGGVRGGGKGFSSLSVGGGGGGRISVGSKSGGNFGGQSLHNFGGRMKTSISATSVRVGGGYGGGVAGGYGGGGYGGGGGGYGGGGGGAGGYGGGGGGAGGYGGGAGGFGGGIGSGGGAEGFGGGGFGWQGGWGGPGGDPGFPVCPPGGIQEVTINQSLLQPLNVDLDPAISKNKTEEKEQIKVLNNKFATFIDKVRFLEQQNKVLETKWSLLQEQGQKGGSQKLNLEPIFEAYISNLRRRLDSLLGDKGRLSNELKNMQDQVEDFKKKYEDEINKRTKAENDFVVLKKDVDGAYMKKVQLETNVDLLNSEIEFLRRLYDAELSGTQGQTTDTSVILSMDNNRDFNTDDLIRQLKAQFQELADRSKAEAEAAFDYKYQQLQAVAGQHGDNLNSSKNEISELNRAIQRLKAEIETVKKQIAGFQQQIAEAEGRGELALKDAGKKLADLEAALQKAKEELARQILECQELMGVKLALDIEIATYRKLLEGEEDRMSGYTVSNVSVSVVSGSSSTFGGGAGGGGGGGGGAGGTGGYGSGGGGGVGGGYGSGGGYSSGGRGYSSGGGGYSSGGGGGHSSGGGGGGYNSGGGGYSSGSRSSVAIGNTTSSTKKPY; translated from the exons ATGGCATATAGTAGGAGaagttttggtggtggtggtgttagGGGAGGTGGCAAAGGCTTTAGCTCCCTCTCAGTTGGTGGAGGTGGAGGTGGAAGGATAAGTGTAGGGTCTAAATCGGGTGGCAACTTTGGAGGACAAAGTCTACACAATTTTGGTGGGAGGATGAAAACCTCAATTAGTGCAACCAGTGTTCGAGTTGGGGGAG GATATGGTGGTGGAGTAGCAGGGGGATATGGTGGAGGTGGATATGGTGGAGGTGGTGGAGGATATGGTGGAGGTGGTGGAGGAGCAGGGGGATATGGTGGAGGTGGTGGAGGAGCAGGAGGATATGGTGGTGGTGCAGGGGGATTTGGTGGAGGTATTGGAAGTGGTGGAGGAGCAGAAGGATTTGGTGGTGGTGGTTTTGGTTGGCAAGGTGGATGGGGCGGCCCTGGAGGTGACCCTGGCTTTCCAGTTTGCCCACCTGGTGGAATTCAGGAGGTCACAATTAACCAAAGTCTTTTACAACCATTGAATGTTGACCTCGACCCAGCCATCTCAAAgaataaaacagaagaaaaagaacaaaTCAAAGTACTCAACAACAAATTTGCTACTTTCATTGACAAG GTTAGATTCCTGGAACAGCAGAACAAAGTGCTAGAGACAAAATGGAGCCTTTTACAAGAGCAAGGGCAGAAAGGTGGCTCACAGAAACTCAACCTAGAGCCAATTTTTGAAGCCTACATAAGCAATCTGCGGAGGCGGCTTGACAGCCTACTAGGCGACAAGGGGCGTTTAAGCAATGAATTAAAGAATATGCAAGACCAAGTAGAAGActtcaagaaaaa ATATGAAGATGAAATTAATAAACGAACTAAAGCAGAAAATGATTTTGTGGTGCTTAAGAAG GATGTAGATGGTGCATACATGAAAAAGGTACAGCTGGAGACCAATGTGGATCTTTTAAACAGTGAAATTGAATTCCTGAGGAGACTATATGATGCT GAATTGTCAGGAACTCAAGGACAGACCACAGATACTTCAGTCATCCTGTCTATGGACAACAACCGCGATTTCAACACAGATGATCTTATCAGGCAACTGAAAGCCCAATTCCAAGAGCTTGCAGATAGGAGTAaggcagaggcagaggcagcGTTTGATTACAAG TACCAACAGCTTCAAGCAGTGGCAGGACAACATGGTGATAATCTAAACAGCTCTAAGAACGAGATATCAGAATTGAACCGCGCAATCCAGAGACTAAAAGCGGAAATCGAGACTGTAAAGAAACAG ATTGCAGGATTTCAACAGCAAATTGCTGAGGCAGAGGGACGTGGGGAACTGGCACTGAAAGATGCTGGTAAGAAATTGGCTGACTTGGAAGCGGCTCTACAGAAGGCCAAGGAAGAATTGGCTCGCCAGATTCTTGAATGTCAGGAACTTATGGGCGTTAAACTGGCTCTAGATATTGAAATTGCTACCTACAGGAAACTACTGGAAGGAGAGGAGGACAG AATGTCTGGATACACTGTCAGCAATGTCAGCGTTT ctgTGGTCAGTGGAAGTTCATCCACTTTTGGTGGTggagcaggaggaggaggaggaggaggaggaggagccggtGGCACAGGAGGCTATGGATCtggtggtggaggaggagtagGTGGAGGATATGGCTCAGGAGGAGGCTATAGTTCTGGAGGAAGAGGATATTCAAGTGGAGGAGGAGGATATAgctccggtggaggaggagggcaTAGCtcaggtggaggaggaggagggtatAACTCAGGTGGAGGAGGGTATAGCTCAGGAAGCAGAAGCTCAGTGGCCATCGGAAATACAACATCCTCAACAAAAAAACCCTATTAG